The DNA region TAAGCTTAGTTTTTAAATTTAAAATTGTATTTTTATTTAACTGAATAAATAAGTAATATGAAACAAATGAAGCGCATCAACAATTTTTGGATAGGCTTGGTTATCCTGATCAGTTTTCTTTTTAGCCAGTCATTTTCTTGTGAGAAAACCGAACACAAGAGCTTATTTGTGATAATAGAAGGCAAATTTAAAGCTGGGGAGGCTGCTTCCGTCGAAGTAAACGGGCAGGATTTTGGTTATGCTACTGAAACAGATCCTCTGATTGCAAAATTGGAACCAGGAGATTATACGATTAAAGCTACTACTCAAGTAGTCCCGGGAACATTTGTTGCAAGTTTTACCAAAAAAAATACCAATGACTATATTTTTAATGTACTATGCGATCCGGCCGAAGTAACCATCAAAGCGCATGCAGACTTTGCATTTCTGGATCAAACATCTTTGATTGAACCTACACATTTTCCTGGGGTTGAATTTTTACCCGGGACTCCTGTAACTGTGAAGGATGTTAAACCATTGGGTAAAACCACCTACAGTTTTTATGATAACAAAGGTCGTTTGCGTTATTCTGTTGTAAAATCTTTAATTTATAGAGAAAAATGGAGTTTAGATATTCCTTATACTCCATAAGCAGGGCAATTCTATATTTTAGATAATAAACCTTCTAGTAATTTTTGTCGTTTTGCATCCAGTTTTATTTTGAATGCAACGCCAGATTCTAAAGAAATTGTTTTTTGTTTGAGTTGATTCAGGATACGCCTTTTTTCTGAGACTGCAACAGATTCAAATACACGTCGCATTAATGGCAGATAGGAATTAAAATGCAATTCATCCAAAGATTGAATCCAATCATCAAGACATTCTAATATTTCAGGATGCATTAAATAAAAGACAGTCTGATTGTGTAAAAATCCTTCAAACCACAATGCAGATTTTGGAATGTCAGAAGATTGTGAAAACTGAAATTTCATGAAATCTATAAATTTATCCCACGGAATTTCTTGTCTTTCCAACATTATATACCATAGTTTGCCTTGCAATCGGGGATGAGTTAAGGCATCGTGAACCATAATCAACCGTTGTTCTTTCCACAGATCTGCATATTCATGTTGCTTGAATTTATCAAAAAACAATTGGATTACCGGAATGACTTCCAACATTTTCAAGCTGCGTTCATCGTCAATAAATTTTACTGCATCGGGTAAATTAATCAACAGTTTCGGCAACAATTTGTCGAGTACATTTTTAATAAACAAGGTATCCATTTTGTGAATGGAACCATACTCTAATCCTGAAAGCAAAGGACGAATCAAACTGCTTAATTGCAACACATCGGTATGGCTGATAATTATCGATTCGATCTTATGGGATAGCAGCGGAAGTATTTCCGGAAAATCTGCTTTGAGTGCATGAACCAGATAATCTGCTAATCGAAACCAGGGAATATTTTTTTCAAGTTCAATTCCAATAAATTTTCTAGCGGCTTCTTTGAGTGTGTTTCCATATAAGGCAATTCGCACTAAGGTAATTTCCATATCAGCCTTCCATTCAAACTGCCAATGTTCATGAAAATTTCCCAAGGCCTGTGTTTCAAGTGCTTTTTCATGAGCCCAATTCAAATGAAACAGTTGTGTATAATTTAAAAATCTGGAAATCTCAAGATGCTTTTCTTTTCTTAGATCCAATTCTAAAATCTGTGGCCCATCATCCACCCAAAAACGATTTAATCGAAGTCGTTTAAGCAAACTCTTAAAAATGCGTATAAACGGCAAGGATTCATCCCCTAAATCAACAGATCCCTGAATACTTCCACAAAGTAATTTTTCTCTTAGCAATTCTAAAGATTCAGAATTCCCAATATTAAAAACAGTGAGGCAGCTTTCCAATAATTCATCAATACCGGGAAATGGAATCTCTCGCATCAATGCCAACATATTCGCCAATCGTTCTGCTTCGATTGCTGAAGCCGGACTCATTTCAGCTCCTTCATTTCGCATTTGATGCATTGCATGAACCAGAAAATTTGAAGCAGCCATTTTTGGATTTTTAAAAAGTGCTTCATGCCATATCGGTGAAACAATTCCTGCACTGTATCCATTGTTGAGACTCATGTTTTTATAGGACCAGGGTATGATACAACAAGCAATCTGATGTGATTGTAATTGTTTTAGTTCATCATTGGTTTGTTTTTCAATAAATTCCTGTGTCAGGACTGGACCATGCCATGCACCGCACACGACCGCAATGCGTTTGTATTTTTTCTTCAACAATTTTCGAAGACACTGACGCATGTATTGTTCACGAACCAGTGTTTCCTCATCATCCAATCCAATGCTCTGATGTCTTAATTCAGCCATAAAGTCCTGAATCAGATCAAAGAGTTTTTCATGATCGGTCCATTGCTCAAAATGGGTTTCCCACCAACGTTCACTATCAGTATAACCGGCTTGTTTTGCAAGAAATGCTATGGGATCCCGTGTTATTCTTTTTTGGTATTTAGTTAAATCAGCCTCGGGATCATTTTTAAAATTTGAGGAAACTAAGGATACTCCAGCAGGTAAATCGATTGGAACACAAGGAATCTGTTGGCGCGTTGCAAATTGTATAGCCTGGTATTCGGGTGAAAACGATGCCAGTGGAAGATAAATCGATTGATCGGGATGATTCGTATTATAATATAAAAATGCAATGGGTGCTTTGACTGCAGGGAGCTGGATTTGTGAAATAAGGGGACTCGATTCTGCAGGCAATTCAATTGCCAGTACATCGGGTTGATATTGTTTTAATGCTTCAAGCAATCGGCGGGAAGATCCTGCGCCATGATGTCTGATGCCAAATAGTTTAATTGAAGACAAGGTTACTGGATTGCAATTTATTTGTCTTTGAAATAGGTATGTAATACTTCATACCAATCTTTAAACTCTGTTCGTTTTTTTATAACTGTTTCTGTGTATTCCTGTAAAATTGTTTTTTCATCATCATCCTGACGGGTGATGGATTGAAAAAGACCAGGGACAATATCTGAAGGCCCAAAAGATTTATCAGAGAAATAATGATGATGAATCCGGGCATGATGTAAAATAGAAATAGCTTCAGCAGGACTTAATCCTGCTTGAGAAGCTTTGATCTTTTGCTTTTTATCGATGCTGTGTCCTTCCCGAAGTTCCCTGAAAATAAGTACCAGTTTCTTAGTCAATGAATCTTTAAGTTGTTCCATTGGAATATTCATTTGTTGTCCGAGTTGTTGCACGCGATCATGGACAATACGAACTTCATCTTCAATGGAATCGGGTAAAGGCATTACCAGGGTATTAAAACGACGTTGCAAAGCAGACGATAAAGGATAAATTCCTTTATCCCGATCATTTGCGGTAGCAATTACATTGAAACCTTGTATCGCCTGAACCTCTTCGTTCAATTCTGCAATGGGAATTATTTTTTCAGATAAGATAGTGATCAGGGCATCTTGAATTTCTGTTGGAATTCGCGTGAGCTCTTCGATACGTACTAATTTACCATTCAACATTGCTTTCATTACTGGTCCTGCAACGAGGGCTTGTTTACTGGGCCCATGCGCAATCAAGTGAGCATAATTCCAACCATACCGTAAGCTATCCTCTCCAGTTCCTGAGGTCCCTTGTACAAGCAAAGTTGAGTCATTGGAAATCGCAGCTGCAAGATGTTCAGACAACCAAGATTTTGCGGTCCCTGGAATCCCGATCAATAATAAAGCTCTGTCAGATAATAGAGATGCAATTGCAATCTCAACTATTTTTTTATCTCCTATGTATTTAGGGGTAATTACAGTCCCATCTTCAAGACGGGTTCCCAGGATATAATTCAATACAGCCCAGGGAGATAATTGCCAACTAGCTGGCTTATCTTTTTTATCAAATTTTTTGAGAGCCTCCAATTCATGAGCAAAAGCTTGCTCTGCATGTGGGCGTATAATTTGTTCCATCGTTTTAATTAAATACCTACAATCTGTTCCAATCTTTATTATTGAGGCGAAAATTTCAAATCAAAATCAATGCGCTCAATTAAAATTTTCTTGATTTTAAATCATAGAGTCATTTTGCATCTGGGCAAACCATTTTATCATCAAATCATTTTTCTTACGCAGCCTCCTTTCCTCTGCGCGAAACCAAGGCATGCACCATGAAACAAATTTACAAACTTTTGGTTCGTCCACCATCAACGGGTACGTTGATCCCGGTTATGTAAGCTGCAAGCGGGCTTGCTAAAAATGCAACTGCATTTGCAATTTCTTCCGGTTCTGCAAATCGCTTCATTGGGATGGCAGCTACAAGTTGTTGTTCAATTTCTTGTTGTGATTTCTGATGAAGTAACTGTTCTTTTTCAATGATGCTTTCCAATCGTTCGGTGCGAGTCGCTCCCGGTAAAATATTATTTACTGTAATGTTGAATGCTGCCAATTCGTTTGCAAGGGTTTTTGCCCAATTGGCTACTGCCCCACGAATCGTATTTGAAACACCTAAATTGTCAATGGGTTGTTTTACAGAAGTGGAGATAATATTTATAATACGCCCATATGCTGCTTCTTTCATGCCGGGAATCAATTGCGAAGTAATCAATTGATTTGCGATTAGATGTTGTTTAAATGCAGATTCAAAGGCCTCAGCAGTTGCAGTATGTGCTGGACCCGCTGGTGGGCCACCGGTATTATTTATTAGGATGTGTATTGGAAAATTTAATACCACATGGTGTATTTTTTTTTCAAGATCCTGTGGATCTTCCATATTTGCTACGACTACATGATGGTTTTGATTATGTGACCTTGGAAGTTGGTGCAACAACTCTTCAAGTAAAACGGCATTTCTGGAAAGAATACAAACCGAAGCTCCTGCCTGAGCCAATCGAATGGCACAAGCTTTTCCAATACCTTTACTGGCGCCACACACTAATGCATTTCTATTTTGTAAATTGATGGGTATCATTATCTAATTAAACTTAGGGATCCGGTTAATTTCGAATTTCTAATCCGATCACAATCCTGGTATTTGAATTCAGCCAAATAAATATATGTGTCCATCGGAATGTCTTCATTAGGTGTCCAGGCTCCGTTTAAATCGGACGTTTCAAATAATTTTTGTCCCCAACGATTGTAAATAAGTAATTTCATTTCAATCACACGATTGGCTTCATGCTTCACAATGGAGGGTCTGAATTTTCGATTGGTTTCTTCTCCATAGGGTGCTAGCACATTTGGAAATTTAATAAACGATTTAATTTCTTTCGTTAAAGCCCGCACGTGAAACGTATCACTTAATTCTTTGCAAATTGTTTTCGCTTTAACAATATAATCACCCGTGTCTCGTACCATGATTTGTTGGGTATTTAATCCGTTGTTCCAGCTAAAATCAAAACAATTACCATTGCAAACTGCATCCAGTTCGATGGTGTCACCAATACACACATTATCAGGCCCTAAAATTTTAATATTAATATTTGGTTCAGTCCGAATGATAACCGTATCACGTAGAATCGTTTTACAGTTATCCTGAAGTTGCACTTCAACCGTGAGAGGTCCGGTTTCTGGCACTTGAATTTCTGCCAGGTTTTCACCGGTACTCCAGCTGATGATCCCTTGATCATAAGGAGCCGGGATGCGGATTTTTTTAATTTCACCGGGGCATAAGAAAATTTCTTTGGGAAGTAAATCTACAAGTTGTGGTGGAGTAATTTCAATCATTTCAAAATCATCTACAAAATAATAGATGGCTACTCCTCCTGGATTGCTAGGTGGATTTGTTCCAATAAAACTGGTATCACCTTTTGATAAAGCTCGGAATCTTCCAACTATAAAATGATCTTCTCCACCGCATGCTGTATAATTGAAACTAAAAAGTTTATAATCTGGTCCTTTTATAAAATCCTGATCTGGAGATTCGTAAGTCGGTTTTAATTGTTTAAGAGGTTCTGCTTGTTTATATACAGCAGGACCGGTTTGAATAAAGACTCCCAATTCATCAATTGCATAAACCGGATTTTGGGTACCGGGCCTGGCCCAAAAACTAAATTGATAAATTGCACCTGCCCTTAATGGATTGGTAAAATGATTGGTCAGGTATTCATGTTTGGCAAATCCTACAAAAAACCCACCGTGCTTTTTGCCCATGTGGGGAGCTATTGAATAAAAATCCGGTGAACCAAATGTAGCTGCAGTCCAATCAATTGGATTGTTTGCACCATAGCCGATTCCCAATTCTTTAAAGCCACGTGCATCGCACTGATCGCATTGTTCGAATCCTGGATTGGGAATTAAATTTTGTGCAGTAATCAGATTCCATTGGATCAATAAAAAACATAGCGAACAAAGTATGCTGCTTTTTAAAGAGCAATGGTAATTATTTTCATATTGAAACAAGTCCATTTTAAGGATTTGAATTACTTTTAAAAAAACCATTTGGGCTGTTTAGATTTGCGAATATACGGAATTCATAGAATGCTAATTTCAATAGGACTAGAATTCATTGAGAATCTATTAGTTTTATAAAGTTTTTAAAAGATGGAAATTCTCGGATTGGTATTAATTGCATTTTTTGCATCCATTTTGACTTTTTACAGTGGATTTGGCCTTGGTACACTCTTGTTACCGGTCTTCAGTCTGATGGTTCCAATTGATCTGGCCATATTAATGACAGCCCTTGTCCATTTTCTAAATTCAATTTTCAAGTTTATTTTGACCCGAAAGGCTTTGCACTGGCCAAGCTTAGCAATTTTTGGAATTGTTTCCTTGATTTTTGCAATTCTGGGTGCTTATTGCCTGCAGTATTTTGTGGTACTTGAATGGATGTATTCTTACACGATTGTCGGGTATGCAGCAAGCACCAATGTATTAAAAATTATTATTGGGAGTTTATTGGTATTGTTTACTGGTATCGAATATTTCGATGTTATAAAAATAAAATCGAATCATCCAATCTATTTAATAATAGGCGGCATATTAAGTGGATTTTTTGGTGGACTTTCAGGACATCAGGGTGCTTTGCGATCTGCTTTTTTGCGCAGTTTGCCTCTGACAAAAGAACAATTCATAGCAACTGGAATTGCATGTGCTTTGATGGTAGATACAGCTCGCTTATTGGTTTATACAAAAATGGATCAACACGCATTCATGAATATTAATTTGCAGTTGGTATTGCCGGCAATTGCAGCAGCCTGGGCCGGAGCCTGGATTGGAAACAAATATTTAAAAAAAATAACCCAGGAACAGATCCAAAAAATTGTTTGTATCTGTCTGATTTTATTTGGCGTATTAATCGGAATGGGATTGATATGAGTGGATCAGCAGTTAGGAATTAGTAGTCAGGGGATTCAGTAGTCAGGAATTAGTAGTCAGGATTCAGTAAGAAGAAATACAAAAGTTCCAAATGCTGTGAGTAGGCTTGGTCTGCGTCCATTACAACAATCCTTAATGAAATGACTATACTATACGATGACCCTTTATTGAAAATTGATAATTGAACATTGAGAGTTGAACGTTTAAAATCTTGCTCCGAAGCAAAATCTAATGCTCAATATTCAATGCTCAATGAGCAATGAATAATTAAATCCTCGCAAAGGCGCAAAGAAATACAAAAGCTCCTTCTATCAACTTTCAACTAACAACTAACAACCATCACCTATCAACTATTTTTTTTTGCAAAAAAAAATCCCGAAGCAATTTGCCCCGGGATTATCTTACCTAGTACGTTTTAGTTTATTCAGATACCACCTCAAAATTAATTTTGGTATGGACATCTTTATGAAAATCGATTGTCGCAGTATAAGTACCTAAAGTCTTGATTTCATCATCCAGATGAATTTTCTTGCGTTGAATATCAAGATTAAATTGGTCTTTCAAAGCTTGTGCTAATTGCACATTGGTAACACTACCAAAGATTTTATCTGAGGCTCCTGTTTTCGCACCGATTTTTAAAACAATGCCGTTTAATTGCTCGGCCATTGCTTTGTATTCATTTACTTTTTTGTTTTCACGGGCATCCTCTTGTTTTCTTAATTCGGCCAGTTTTCGCATATTGGAATCATTTGCCAATAATGCAATACCATTAGGAATTAAAAAATTTCGTCCGAAACCCGGTTTTACTTTTATAACCTGGTGCTTATCACCAAGTTTATCCATATCTTTTAATAAAATAATTTCCATAGCGATAGATTTAGTTTATTTTAAAAGATCGGTTACAAATGGTAAAATAGCTAAATGCCTGGCGCGTTTAATTGCAGTTGCAACCCGTCTTTGATATTTTAGAGAGTTACCAGTTAAGCGACGAGGTAATAATTTACCTTGTTCGTTAACAAATTGAATTAGAAAACTGTCATCTTTATAATCGATGTGTTTTAATCCAAATTTTTTAAAACGGCAGTATTTGGTTTTCTTCTGTCCTATATTAGGATTACTCAGGAACTTTATTTCATCTTGCGTTGCCATGTTTTAGTTTTTATTCTTCTTCAACAATAATTTCTTCCTTAATGATAGGTGCAGGAACCGGGATTGGAGCTGGGGCTGATGTTGGACGAACATATGCTTCAGAACTAGATCCGTCAGCAGATTTGTCTTTCTTTACCCGTTTTCCAATTTTACCATTTCTTTTGTCTTCATTGTACTTGACTCCATATTTGTCAAGCTTGACGGTTAAATAACGCATGATACGTTCATCGCGTTTTAATGCTAATTCCATTTTTCCATTGAATGGTGGATTATCCATTACATATTCAATGCAAAAGTATACTCCGGTGGAGCGATTGTTGATGGGATAGGCCAAAGCCTTTAATCCCATTTCATCTACATGAACGATACTTCCACTTTCGTTTCCGATCATTTCCTTGTAGGTTTGAACTGTCGATTTAACTTCATCGCCCGACAGTACTGGGTCAACGATAAAGCTTACTTCATAATGAGGCATCTTGCTCTAATAATTAGTTTAAAAAGGGTCGCAAAGTTAAGTATTTATCATAAAATCAGTCATTTTTTTCTGATTTTAATAAATTTATACTGGATTGCAGCAGGGAAAGGTAGCTTTGAATAGTCTCCAGGCTTGTCCGGAAACTTAAAATCGCAATACGAATCCAAAATTCACCAACGATGCTGGTAGACGAAACAAATACCCGTCCATCTTCCAATACC from Saprospiraceae bacterium includes:
- a CDS encoding sulfite exporter TauE/SafE family protein, producing MEILGLVLIAFFASILTFYSGFGLGTLLLPVFSLMVPIDLAILMTALVHFLNSIFKFILTRKALHWPSLAIFGIVSLIFAILGAYCLQYFVVLEWMYSYTIVGYAASTNVLKIIIGSLLVLFTGIEYFDVIKIKSNHPIYLIIGGILSGFFGGLSGHQGALRSAFLRSLPLTKEQFIATGIACALMVDTARLLVYTKMDQHAFMNINLQLVLPAIAAAWAGAWIGNKYLKKITQEQIQKIVCICLILFGVLIGMGLI
- a CDS encoding 50S ribosomal protein L9, which translates into the protein MEIILLKDMDKLGDKHQVIKVKPGFGRNFLIPNGIALLANDSNMRKLAELRKQEDARENKKVNEYKAMAEQLNGIVLKIGAKTGASDKIFGSVTNVQLAQALKDQFNLDIQRKKIHLDDEIKTLGTYTATIDFHKDVHTKINFEVVSE
- a CDS encoding AAA family ATPase, translated to MEQIIRPHAEQAFAHELEALKKFDKKDKPASWQLSPWAVLNYILGTRLEDGTVITPKYIGDKKIVEIAIASLLSDRALLLIGIPGTAKSWLSEHLAAAISNDSTLLVQGTSGTGEDSLRYGWNYAHLIAHGPSKQALVAGPVMKAMLNGKLVRIEELTRIPTEIQDALITILSEKIIPIAELNEEVQAIQGFNVIATANDRDKGIYPLSSALQRRFNTLVMPLPDSIEDEVRIVHDRVQQLGQQMNIPMEQLKDSLTKKLVLIFRELREGHSIDKKQKIKASQAGLSPAEAISILHHARIHHHYFSDKSFGPSDIVPGLFQSITRQDDDEKTILQEYTETVIKKRTEFKDWYEVLHTYFKDK
- the rpsF gene encoding 30S ribosomal protein S6, with product MPHYEVSFIVDPVLSGDEVKSTVQTYKEMIGNESGSIVHVDEMGLKALAYPINNRSTGVYFCIEYVMDNPPFNGKMELALKRDERIMRYLTVKLDKYGVKYNEDKRNGKIGKRVKKDKSADGSSSEAYVRPTSAPAPIPVPAPIIKEEIIVEEE
- a CDS encoding gliding motility-associated C-terminal domain-containing protein, translated to MVFLKVIQILKMDLFQYENNYHCSLKSSILCSLCFLLIQWNLITAQNLIPNPGFEQCDQCDARGFKELGIGYGANNPIDWTAATFGSPDFYSIAPHMGKKHGGFFVGFAKHEYLTNHFTNPLRAGAIYQFSFWARPGTQNPVYAIDELGVFIQTGPAVYKQAEPLKQLKPTYESPDQDFIKGPDYKLFSFNYTACGGEDHFIVGRFRALSKGDTSFIGTNPPSNPGGVAIYYFVDDFEMIEITPPQLVDLLPKEIFLCPGEIKKIRIPAPYDQGIISWSTGENLAEIQVPETGPLTVEVQLQDNCKTILRDTVIIRTEPNINIKILGPDNVCIGDTIELDAVCNGNCFDFSWNNGLNTQQIMVRDTGDYIVKAKTICKELSDTFHVRALTKEIKSFIKFPNVLAPYGEETNRKFRPSIVKHEANRVIEMKLLIYNRWGQKLFETSDLNGAWTPNEDIPMDTYIYLAEFKYQDCDRIRNSKLTGSLSLIR
- a CDS encoding SDR family oxidoreductase → MPINLQNRNALVCGASKGIGKACAIRLAQAGASVCILSRNAVLLEELLHQLPRSHNQNHHVVVANMEDPQDLEKKIHHVVLNFPIHILINNTGGPPAGPAHTATAEAFESAFKQHLIANQLITSQLIPGMKEAAYGRIINIISTSVKQPIDNLGVSNTIRGAVANWAKTLANELAAFNITVNNILPGATRTERLESIIEKEQLLHQKSQQEIEQQLVAAIPMKRFAEPEEIANAVAFLASPLAAYITGINVPVDGGRTKSL
- a CDS encoding 30S ribosomal protein S18 — encoded protein: MATQDEIKFLSNPNIGQKKTKYCRFKKFGLKHIDYKDDSFLIQFVNEQGKLLPRRLTGNSLKYQRRVATAIKRARHLAILPFVTDLLK